From Pseudomonadota bacterium, a single genomic window includes:
- a CDS encoding bifunctional (p)ppGpp synthetase/guanosine-3',5'-bis(diphosphate) 3'-pyrophosphohydrolase produces the protein MKADPPAVAAPPTDALAAEAFEEASLRPRVDEIINKVLHYNANADVALLERAFVAAARAHAGQRRKSGEPYLVHPLGVTAVIADLKLDVPSLCAGLLHDCVEDTEMTVEQVAAEFSPAIAALVDGVTKLGRLPWNTREERQAENFRKMLVAMAEDIRVILIKLADRTDNMRTLGHVSEERQERTARETLEIYAPLANRLGIYWLRAELEDLAFRYLYPNEYRALIDALAASAEERRAYIAQVEGLLRQLMNDNDLACDVSGRAKNLWGIYAKMRRTQRTLNDIHDVVAFRVVTHSIRDCYAALGAVHEHFTPIPGRFKDYVAMPKPNQYQSLHTSLIGPRGERLEVQIRTTEMQRVAEEGIAAHWVYKEGASVLSSEDQQKFAWLRQLVEFQRDLHDPAEFIDAVKIDLFSDEVYVFTPRGDVKALPAGATPIDFAFAIHTEVGLHCTGAKVNGHIVPLRYRLRNGDTVEIVTNPKQKPSKDWLKFCATARARAKIRHYIRRERRERGRALGWELLERAFRAQGHSLTKLEKDGQLDKAAVGLHAGQRAEELLMQVGFGKVTPLQVVRTLLPETVVEEAPEPAANRLISIFRKARRRPAPSGIRVQGEDDVLVRFAQCCHPLPGDAIMGFITRGRGVTVHKLDCSKALDLDPERRIEVAWDSAANVEHAVKINVHANDKPGLLAEMTHAFSEQGVNIAQANCRVTATGRAINTFHVQVAHLDHLKQVMRAIKKIKGVYSVDRL, from the coding sequence ATGAAAGCCGATCCTCCAGCAGTCGCCGCGCCTCCGACCGACGCACTCGCCGCCGAGGCGTTCGAGGAGGCGTCGCTGCGGCCGCGCGTCGACGAGATCATCAACAAGGTCCTACACTACAACGCGAACGCCGACGTCGCCTTGCTCGAGCGCGCCTTCGTTGCAGCGGCCCGGGCCCACGCTGGTCAGCGGCGCAAGTCGGGCGAGCCCTACCTCGTGCACCCGCTCGGCGTCACCGCGGTGATCGCTGACCTCAAGCTCGACGTGCCGAGCCTCTGCGCCGGACTGCTCCACGACTGCGTCGAAGACACGGAGATGACGGTCGAGCAGGTCGCGGCCGAGTTCTCGCCGGCGATCGCTGCCCTCGTCGATGGTGTGACCAAGCTCGGACGACTGCCCTGGAATACCCGCGAGGAGCGCCAGGCTGAGAATTTTCGCAAGATGCTCGTCGCGATGGCCGAGGATATCCGCGTCATCCTGATCAAGCTCGCTGATCGCACTGACAATATGCGGACGCTCGGTCATGTCTCCGAGGAGCGGCAGGAGCGCACCGCCCGCGAGACCCTCGAGATCTACGCGCCCCTTGCGAATCGGCTGGGCATCTACTGGCTGCGCGCGGAGCTCGAGGACCTGGCCTTTCGCTACCTCTACCCGAACGAGTACCGCGCGCTGATCGATGCGCTGGCGGCGTCAGCCGAGGAGCGGCGCGCGTATATCGCGCAGGTCGAGGGACTGCTGCGCCAGCTGATGAACGACAACGACCTGGCGTGCGACGTCAGCGGGCGCGCCAAGAACCTCTGGGGCATCTACGCCAAGATGCGTCGCACTCAGCGCACGCTCAACGACATCCATGACGTCGTCGCCTTTCGCGTCGTGACGCACAGCATCCGCGACTGTTACGCCGCCCTCGGCGCGGTGCATGAGCACTTCACGCCGATCCCAGGGCGCTTCAAAGACTACGTCGCGATGCCGAAGCCCAACCAGTACCAATCGCTGCACACCTCGTTGATTGGTCCGCGCGGCGAGCGGCTCGAGGTGCAGATCCGGACCACCGAGATGCAGCGGGTGGCGGAGGAGGGCATCGCCGCACATTGGGTCTACAAGGAAGGCGCCAGCGTGCTCTCGAGCGAGGATCAGCAGAAGTTCGCCTGGCTGCGACAGCTCGTCGAGTTCCAGCGCGATCTCCACGATCCGGCGGAGTTCATCGACGCGGTGAAGATCGATCTCTTCAGCGACGAGGTCTATGTCTTCACCCCGCGCGGCGACGTCAAGGCGCTGCCGGCAGGGGCGACGCCGATCGACTTCGCCTTCGCGATCCACACCGAGGTCGGCCTGCATTGCACGGGAGCCAAGGTCAACGGCCACATCGTCCCCTTGCGCTACCGGCTGCGCAACGGCGACACGGTCGAGATCGTCACGAATCCGAAGCAAAAGCCCAGCAAGGACTGGCTCAAGTTCTGCGCGACCGCACGGGCGCGTGCAAAGATCCGCCACTACATTCGACGTGAACGGCGCGAGCGCGGGCGCGCGCTCGGCTGGGAGCTGCTCGAGCGCGCCTTTCGCGCGCAGGGGCACTCGCTTACCAAGCTCGAGAAGGACGGACAGCTCGACAAGGCAGCGGTCGGCCTGCACGCCGGCCAGCGCGCCGAAGAGCTGCTGATGCAGGTCGGCTTTGGCAAGGTGACGCCGCTGCAGGTGGTGCGCACCCTGCTGCCGGAGACGGTGGTCGAGGAGGCGCCGGAGCCGGCCGCGAACCGGCTGATCAGCATCTTCCGCAAGGCGCGCCGCCGCCCGGCGCCGAGCGGGATTCGCGTTCAGGGAGAGGACGACGTCCTGGTCCGCTTCGCCCAGTGCTGCCATCCGCTACCGGGCGACGCGATCATGGGCTTCATCACGCGCGGCCGCGGCGTGACGGTGCATAAGCTCGATTGCTCGAAGGCCCTCGATCTCGACCCCGAACGACGCATCGAGGTGGCCTGGGATAGCGCGGCCAACGTCGAGCATGCGGTCAAGATCAACGTCCACGCCAACGACAAGCCCGGGCTGCTCGCCGAGATGACCCACGCCTTCTCGGAGCAAGGGGTCAACATCGCCCAAGCCAACTGCCGCGTCACCGCGACGGGCCGGGCGATCAACACCTTCCACGTTCAGGTCGCGCACCTCGACCACCTCAAGCAGGTGATGCGCGCGATCAAGAAGATCAAGGGCGTATACTCGGTCGACCGGCTCTAG
- a CDS encoding protein kinase, whose translation MSGASNPRTNACLKCQNHNPTEAVFCGFCGASLRERKAPAPEKATLFGYVADGVLHTGAMPQPAAGPPASERAATTPERAATPGAAGAESAPLLAGRYRLGATLGRLPVGELRAASDSAAGETVTLLLVDPAAIASTIELERARRELRQLQKAASPQLLRVIDHGRDADQGFFIAIEPLKGSTLADEVAKGPLSLQRAAHIAGEVAEGLAAVQKVGVVHRDLAPENVWLLSDGSTRLLCCSVAAPIKGEIHGTAAFLSPEQATARPVDQRSNIYSLGALLHFMLAGNPPFVGDSASVLRQHQDDAPPTLVQRRPDLALADRVDALIAKAMDKSPSRRHLTLRQLLRELEAIVSPAASGEVPPPARPQPITTPVHGVTALSGGARPPSSEWSVARQPTMVPTRPPATRAAAPEAPRSAAFPSQRTGEGMTSEGSLLGSNAAITSAVAGTYATQPPTSGAAQGRSAFPSRAAEAEATIPDDLDQKQPAQRAQVPAERPSASGASGGPVAGPAPAGPAAAATAAPAAGGPGAFRETMWFFRGEVESALAEQGAAAEAIPPDAQELAEKYTDAADLSDEAAQRLSLRTGKTQMMQRPAVVPSGSVPGARMEVEDLVGEFNQGRKIGIAIGVVLAVAALATIVWLVLR comes from the coding sequence ATGAGCGGTGCATCGAATCCGCGTACCAACGCTTGCCTCAAGTGCCAGAATCATAACCCGACGGAGGCCGTCTTCTGCGGCTTCTGCGGCGCCAGTCTCCGCGAGCGCAAGGCGCCCGCCCCGGAGAAGGCCACCCTCTTCGGCTATGTGGCCGATGGCGTGCTTCACACGGGCGCGATGCCACAGCCCGCCGCCGGGCCACCAGCCAGCGAGCGCGCTGCGACCACGCCCGAGCGTGCGGCGACGCCGGGCGCCGCGGGCGCAGAATCGGCGCCACTGTTGGCCGGGAGGTACCGCCTCGGGGCGACCCTGGGACGTCTGCCCGTCGGCGAGCTGCGCGCGGCGAGCGATTCGGCCGCTGGCGAAACGGTGACGCTCTTGCTGGTCGATCCCGCTGCGATCGCTTCGACGATCGAGCTCGAGCGGGCCCGTCGCGAGCTGCGTCAGCTGCAGAAGGCGGCCAGCCCGCAGTTGCTGCGGGTGATCGACCACGGCCGCGATGCCGACCAGGGCTTCTTCATCGCCATCGAGCCCTTGAAAGGATCGACGCTGGCAGACGAGGTGGCCAAGGGGCCACTCAGTCTGCAGCGCGCGGCACACATCGCCGGGGAGGTCGCCGAGGGGTTGGCCGCTGTGCAAAAGGTCGGCGTCGTTCATCGGGACTTGGCGCCTGAGAACGTTTGGCTGCTCTCCGATGGATCAACGCGACTCCTCTGCTGCAGCGTTGCGGCGCCGATCAAGGGCGAGATTCATGGCACGGCGGCGTTCCTCAGCCCGGAGCAGGCCACCGCTCGACCGGTCGATCAGCGTTCGAACATCTATAGTCTGGGCGCGCTCCTGCACTTCATGCTCGCCGGCAATCCGCCCTTCGTCGGGGATTCCGCGAGCGTCCTGCGTCAGCATCAGGACGATGCCCCGCCGACCCTGGTGCAGCGTCGGCCCGACCTCGCGTTGGCGGACAGGGTCGACGCGCTGATCGCCAAGGCGATGGATAAATCGCCGAGTCGCCGGCACCTGACGCTGCGCCAGCTCCTGCGCGAGCTCGAGGCGATCGTCAGCCCGGCGGCGTCGGGTGAGGTGCCGCCACCGGCGCGACCGCAGCCGATAACCACCCCTGTCCATGGCGTCACGGCGCTGAGTGGCGGCGCACGCCCACCCTCGTCCGAGTGGTCAGTCGCCCGCCAGCCAACCATGGTGCCGACGCGACCGCCCGCGACGCGCGCGGCGGCTCCAGAGGCGCCGCGCAGCGCGGCGTTCCCCTCGCAACGGACCGGCGAGGGGATGACCAGCGAGGGATCGCTGCTCGGCAGCAACGCAGCCATCACCTCGGCGGTCGCAGGCACCTACGCCACCCAGCCGCCGACGAGCGGCGCAGCCCAGGGCCGAAGCGCCTTCCCCTCGCGCGCGGCCGAGGCTGAGGCGACGATCCCCGACGATCTCGACCAGAAGCAGCCCGCGCAGCGGGCTCAGGTTCCGGCGGAACGGCCATCCGCCAGCGGTGCCAGCGGTGGGCCTGTAGCAGGACCTGCGCCTGCGGGACCTGCAGCCGCCGCCACCGCCGCGCCCGCAGCCGGCGGCCCTGGGGCCTTTCGCGAGACGATGTGGTTCTTCCGCGGGGAGGTCGAGTCGGCGCTGGCAGAACAGGGCGCCGCCGCGGAGGCCATCCCGCCGGACGCACAGGAGCTCGCCGAGAAGTACACCGACGCCGCTGATCTCAGCGACGAGGCAGCCCAGCGGCTCTCGCTGCGCACCGGCAAGACGCAGATGATGCAACGGCCGGCGGTCGTGCCCAGCGGATCCGTCCCGGGCGCCCGCATGGAGGTCGAGGATCTGGTCGGCGAGTTCAACCAGGGCCGCAAGATCGGCATCGCCATCGGGGTGGTGCTGGCCGTCGCCGCGCTCGCGACGATCGTCTGGCTCGTGCTGCGCTGA
- a CDS encoding KOW motif-containing protein — MASLIGDPSPLRQHVFLCVAIDQAAVEVALRLHADATVDSGNLVRKSHDFFQRERLLAALHGLSNAFSIELDGGPPQDPAALDDAGLQTLLAGLAQAQDWFVIRCTIDRDDAVAAGAAFADRIGALLDRLLPVLHYGAWRRDNDFVSVREALRDHQHETKTRGLVKGDRVRVTRGPFAGKLGVVQATDTKGSLKVLLGSVAVRLSGEDAVKH; from the coding sequence ATGGCCTCGCTGATCGGTGATCCATCGCCGCTGCGTCAGCACGTCTTCCTCTGCGTCGCGATCGATCAGGCGGCCGTGGAGGTCGCCTTGCGCTTGCACGCCGACGCGACCGTCGACAGCGGTAACCTCGTGCGCAAGAGCCACGACTTCTTCCAGCGCGAGCGGCTGCTGGCGGCGCTGCACGGGCTTTCCAATGCGTTCTCGATCGAGTTGGACGGCGGGCCGCCGCAGGATCCCGCGGCTCTCGACGACGCTGGCTTGCAGACCTTGCTCGCCGGGCTCGCGCAGGCGCAGGACTGGTTCGTGATTCGCTGCACGATCGACCGCGACGACGCCGTTGCGGCTGGTGCGGCCTTCGCTGATCGCATCGGCGCCTTACTCGACCGCTTGCTCCCGGTGCTGCACTACGGCGCCTGGCGCCGAGACAATGATTTCGTCTCGGTGCGCGAGGCGCTGCGGGACCATCAGCACGAGACCAAGACGCGTGGCCTCGTCAAGGGCGATCGGGTGCGCGTGACGCGCGGCCCCTTCGCCGGCAAGCTCGGGGTGGTCCAGGCCACCGACACCAAGGGCAGCCTCAAGGTCCTGCTGGGGTCGGTGGCGGTCAGGCTCAGCGGCGAAGACGCCGTCAAGCACTGA
- the tmk gene encoding dTMP kinase: protein MISAAASPGTVAASGRLVALEGIDGSGTTTQTRLLVDALARRSGPQRRAAGTCEPSRGPLGRLLREALTARPSLDPGAMALVFAADRLDHWTREIAPLLREGVDVVTDRYVYSSLAYQSVFLPESWVFAINARAPEPCLTIYLQLDSTLAAQRRQRRGGVVELYETEAIQSAVAARYDALLGPSAALATWQRGGDGRWRRCGSPRSQHGRVGDIALIDASRSAAAVQGEIAELVAAALREPRSAGA from the coding sequence ATGATCAGCGCGGCCGCGTCCCCCGGGACGGTCGCGGCGAGCGGTCGGCTCGTGGCGCTCGAGGGCATCGACGGAAGCGGTACCACGACCCAAACCCGCCTGCTGGTCGACGCGCTCGCGCGCCGCAGCGGGCCGCAGCGCCGCGCTGCCGGTACCTGCGAGCCATCGCGCGGTCCGCTGGGTCGGCTGCTGCGGGAGGCCCTCACCGCGCGACCGTCGTTGGACCCTGGCGCAATGGCGCTCGTCTTCGCGGCCGACCGCCTCGACCACTGGACGCGCGAGATCGCCCCGCTCTTGCGAGAGGGCGTTGACGTCGTCACGGATCGCTATGTGTACTCGTCGCTGGCCTATCAGAGCGTGTTCCTGCCGGAGAGCTGGGTCTTCGCGATCAACGCGCGTGCGCCGGAGCCGTGTCTGACGATCTATCTGCAGCTCGACTCAACGCTCGCAGCGCAGCGACGCCAACGACGCGGTGGCGTCGTCGAGCTCTACGAGACCGAGGCGATCCAGAGCGCGGTGGCTGCGCGCTACGACGCGCTGCTGGGGCCCAGCGCGGCGCTGGCGACCTGGCAGCGCGGCGGCGACGGGCGCTGGCGTCGCTGCGGCAGCCCGCGTAGCCAGCACGGTCGGGTCGGCGACATCGCCCTGATCGATGCGTCGCGGTCGGCGGCCGCAGTCCAGGGCGAAATAGCTGAGCTGGTCGCTGCGGCCCTGCGCGAGCCGCGCAGCGCCGGCGCGTGA
- a CDS encoding PilZ domain-containing protein, which translates to MPHTDRRHSLRLDAFSLVRVETEEHGDCHFVARNVSEGGIFLETRDPLPLGSALRIWFTSPDSRTRVCARGEVKNHYHLHFAQQRQPRSLTGMGVRFTGFEDPLASIGALVPRRRDALGH; encoded by the coding sequence ATGCCCCACACCGATCGGCGCCACTCTCTGCGCCTGGACGCGTTCTCGCTCGTGCGAGTCGAGACCGAGGAGCACGGGGATTGCCACTTCGTCGCGCGCAACGTCTCCGAGGGCGGCATCTTCCTCGAAACGCGTGATCCGCTGCCCCTGGGCAGCGCGCTACGCATTTGGTTCACCAGCCCGGACAGCCGCACGCGGGTCTGCGCCCGCGGCGAGGTCAAGAACCACTACCACCTGCATTTCGCGCAGCAACGGCAGCCACGCTCGCTGACGGGGATGGGGGTGCGCTTCACCGGCTTCGAGGATCCGCTGGCCTCGATCGGCGCGCTTGTCCCGCGCCGCCGTGATGCGCTAGGACACTGA
- a CDS encoding gamma carbonic anhydrase family protein — MIREFSGKAPSLGTEVFVAESALVLGDVTLGPQSNIWYGTVLRGDVHSIHVGRGTNIQDNCVVHVTRDVAPTMIGDWVTVGHGAILHGCRIADRVLIGMGAVVLDGVEVGADSLVGAGSLLPPGKSYPPGSLLLGNPARVVRPLRPDEVSGLRQSAADYIDLARQHRHALRPPT, encoded by the coding sequence ATGATAAGGGAATTTTCCGGGAAGGCACCGTCGCTCGGCACCGAGGTCTTCGTCGCCGAGAGCGCGCTGGTGCTCGGCGACGTTACGCTCGGCCCGCAAAGCAATATCTGGTACGGAACCGTCTTGCGCGGCGACGTGCACTCCATTCACGTCGGGCGCGGTACGAATATCCAAGACAACTGCGTCGTCCACGTCACACGCGACGTCGCGCCGACCATGATCGGCGATTGGGTGACTGTGGGACACGGGGCGATCCTCCACGGCTGCCGGATCGCCGACCGCGTCCTGATCGGGATGGGCGCCGTGGTGCTCGACGGCGTCGAGGTCGGCGCTGATAGCTTGGTCGGCGCCGGATCGCTCTTGCCTCCGGGTAAGTCGTATCCGCCTGGTTCGCTGCTCTTGGGCAATCCCGCCCGCGTCGTACGTCCGCTCCGGCCGGACGAGGTCAGCGGGTTGCGGCAGTCCGCGGCGGACTACATCGACCTTGCGCGGCAGCATCGCCACGCGCTCCGGCCGCCGACTTAA
- a CDS encoding HEAT repeat domain-containing protein codes for MTSAVPNRELKRHAPVAALIALLLLSAAGVARADRIDALAHLLTTAASYKVRLQVAVTLGTLGGSRAVPALSAALRDADQNVQGAAAAALGQIGDRRADAPLRALRERTRSPFVRKQVSQALALLEDGPALPADARIFIAVGTVAKRPAAGGAQLSERLAEALLRRFAQAPGVAAGQRDRLPSARRLKQHGAVSYVIDGSIESLSQRASGSEILLSCEIRVSLTTYPGNSMKASYSGGATMSVPARGFDRAHADELFAELLDGAAEGARDHLVQAYLRAPR; via the coding sequence GTGACCTCTGCTGTGCCCAATCGAGAGCTGAAGAGGCATGCGCCCGTCGCGGCGCTCATCGCGCTGCTGCTGCTCTCGGCGGCCGGCGTCGCCCGAGCCGACCGTATCGACGCGCTCGCGCACCTGCTCACCACGGCGGCCAGCTACAAGGTGCGCCTGCAGGTCGCCGTCACGCTCGGGACGCTCGGCGGCAGCCGCGCGGTACCGGCGCTCAGTGCGGCGCTGCGCGACGCCGATCAGAACGTCCAGGGCGCCGCGGCGGCGGCGCTCGGCCAAATCGGCGACCGCAGGGCGGACGCGCCGCTGCGCGCGCTGCGCGAGCGAACACGCAGTCCCTTCGTGCGGAAGCAGGTGAGCCAGGCGCTCGCGCTGCTCGAGGACGGCCCCGCCTTGCCGGCCGACGCGCGGATCTTCATCGCCGTCGGCACGGTCGCCAAGCGTCCCGCAGCCGGCGGGGCGCAGCTCTCGGAGCGGCTGGCCGAGGCGTTGCTGCGACGCTTCGCCCAAGCACCGGGCGTCGCGGCCGGCCAGCGCGACCGGCTGCCGTCGGCACGACGCCTGAAACAACACGGCGCCGTCAGCTACGTGATCGACGGTTCGATCGAGTCCCTCTCGCAGCGCGCGTCGGGGAGCGAGATTCTGCTTTCCTGTGAGATTCGGGTATCGTTGACCACATATCCCGGAAATAGCATGAAGGCCTCCTACAGCGGGGGCGCCACGATGTCGGTTCCGGCGCGCGGCTTCGATCGAGCGCACGCCGATGAGCTCTTTGCCGAGCTGCTCGATGGCGCCGCCGAGGGGGCGCGCGATCACCTCGTCCAAGCCTACCTGCGGGCGCCACGCTGA
- the der gene encoding ribosome biogenesis GTPase Der: protein MLPTLAIIGRPNVGKSTLFNRLIGRRRALVADEPGLTRDRHYATASFDDRELLLVDTGGFEDQGTSGIESAVRLQTQIAIDEADLVLLVTDARAGLTSTDQELIARLRRAAKPTLHVANKVDGPQLEAAAAELYRFGVTDVHAVSAEHGRGLDELVTAIVARLPPPPARPVGEAVDAGEAGEAGAQRVIRLALVGRPNAGKSALLNRLAGSERAIVCDEPGTTRDPVDVELETSAGRFVVVDTAGIRRKRRVAPAMEQIAVLRAQRCIHEADVACLLIDASEELSAQDVKIANLVLEAGRGLVLVFSKSDLVGNPQQERRRLARLVSDQLRFAESAPQLLLSAQTGAGVARLLPAVRAVDAACAQRVGTGELNRLLAELVEQHHPPAHQGRPIKLFYATQATVRPPTFIVTASLPQAVPESYRRYLVNRLRERYGFAGAPLRIFVRGRRRDSGA from the coding sequence ATGCTGCCCACCCTCGCGATTATCGGCCGCCCCAACGTTGGCAAGTCGACGCTCTTCAATCGGTTGATCGGTCGGCGACGGGCGCTGGTGGCCGATGAGCCGGGTCTGACCCGCGATCGCCACTACGCGACGGCTTCCTTCGACGACCGCGAGCTGCTGCTCGTCGACACGGGGGGCTTCGAGGACCAGGGCACCTCGGGCATCGAGTCCGCGGTGCGGTTGCAGACCCAGATCGCGATCGATGAGGCCGACTTGGTGCTGCTCGTGACCGACGCGCGCGCGGGGCTGACGAGCACCGACCAGGAGCTGATCGCGCGCCTGCGCCGCGCGGCGAAGCCCACGCTCCACGTCGCCAACAAGGTCGATGGACCGCAGCTCGAGGCCGCGGCCGCCGAGCTTTATCGCTTCGGTGTCACCGACGTGCATGCGGTCTCGGCGGAACATGGCCGTGGCCTCGACGAGCTGGTGACCGCGATCGTGGCGCGGCTGCCCCCGCCGCCCGCTCGCCCGGTCGGTGAGGCGGTGGACGCGGGTGAAGCGGGTGAAGCGGGCGCCCAGCGTGTCATTCGTCTGGCGCTCGTCGGTCGCCCCAATGCAGGCAAGTCGGCGCTGCTCAACCGCCTGGCGGGGAGCGAGCGCGCGATTGTCTGCGATGAGCCCGGCACGACCCGGGACCCGGTCGATGTTGAGCTGGAGACGAGCGCGGGGCGCTTCGTCGTGGTCGACACCGCCGGCATTCGCCGCAAGCGTCGCGTTGCACCGGCGATGGAGCAGATCGCGGTTCTGCGGGCTCAGCGGTGCATTCACGAGGCCGACGTCGCTTGCCTCCTCATCGACGCGAGTGAGGAGCTTTCGGCCCAGGACGTCAAGATTGCGAACCTCGTGCTGGAGGCTGGCCGCGGCCTGGTCCTGGTCTTCTCGAAGAGCGACCTGGTCGGCAATCCGCAGCAGGAGCGGCGCCGACTGGCGCGCCTCGTCAGCGACCAGCTGCGCTTCGCCGAGAGCGCGCCGCAGCTCCTGCTCTCCGCCCAAACGGGTGCCGGCGTCGCGCGCTTGCTGCCGGCCGTCAGGGCCGTCGACGCCGCTTGCGCCCAGCGTGTCGGCACTGGGGAGCTGAATCGCCTCTTGGCCGAGCTGGTGGAACAGCATCATCCGCCGGCGCACCAGGGCCGGCCAATCAAGCTCTTCTACGCCACGCAAGCGACCGTGCGTCCGCCGACCTTCATCGTTACCGCTAGCCTCCCTCAGGCGGTTCCGGAGAGCTACCGCCGCTATCTGGTCAACCGCCTGCGCGAGCGCTACGGCTTCGCCGGGGCCCCGCTGCGGATCTTCGTGCGCGGTCGGCGGCGGGATAGCGGCGCCTGA
- the era gene encoding GTPase Era has protein sequence MSASPAPPTRAGTVAICGRPNVGKSTLLNAVVGVKLAIVSPQPQTTRNRILAVKTSGDAQLVLVDTPGIHRRRAGLNRFMVREALASLDGVDCVLLVTEIDPRLGKDGAREPERRVPEPTAAAEALLHPEDRYVLATIRAHVQRAPLVLAINKIDQLADRRALLPMIEGWRQLGIHAIVPISALQQDGVDGLVAELAAALPEGPHLYPEDMLTDRAERFLAAEFIRERVLRHTRQEVPHATAVEIERFDERRDRGDVVIAARIYVERVGQRAILIGAGGQQIKRIGSEARQEIANLLGCPVHLKLEVAVADDWTHSASGRQRFGYE, from the coding sequence ATGAGCGCCTCCCCTGCCCCACCCACCCGCGCCGGTACCGTCGCGATTTGCGGTCGACCCAACGTCGGCAAGTCGACGCTGCTCAACGCCGTCGTCGGTGTAAAGCTGGCCATCGTCAGTCCGCAGCCGCAGACGACACGCAATCGCATTCTCGCGGTGAAGACGAGCGGGGACGCCCAGCTCGTCCTCGTCGACACCCCCGGCATCCACCGGCGGCGCGCCGGGCTCAACCGCTTCATGGTGCGTGAGGCGCTGGCCAGTCTAGACGGCGTCGACTGCGTGCTGCTGGTGACCGAGATCGACCCTCGCCTGGGCAAGGATGGCGCTCGCGAGCCCGAGCGACGCGTGCCTGAGCCCACCGCGGCTGCCGAGGCCCTGTTGCATCCGGAGGATCGCTACGTCCTGGCGACGATTCGCGCGCATGTCCAGCGCGCCCCGCTGGTGCTCGCTATCAACAAGATCGATCAGCTCGCCGATCGGCGCGCGCTGCTGCCCATGATCGAGGGCTGGCGGCAACTCGGCATCCACGCGATCGTGCCGATCTCTGCGCTGCAGCAGGACGGTGTCGATGGGCTCGTCGCCGAGCTGGCGGCGGCGCTCCCTGAGGGGCCGCACCTCTACCCCGAGGATATGCTGACGGATCGCGCCGAGCGCTTTCTCGCCGCCGAGTTCATTCGCGAGCGGGTGCTGCGCCATACGCGCCAGGAGGTCCCTCACGCGACGGCGGTAGAGATTGAGCGCTTCGACGAGCGCCGCGATCGCGGCGATGTCGTGATCGCGGCGCGAATCTATGTCGAGCGCGTCGGGCAACGAGCGATCTTGATCGGCGCCGGCGGGCAGCAGATCAAGCGGATCGGCAGCGAGGCGCGGCAGGAGATCGCCAATCTGCTCGGTTGCCCCGTGCACCTCAAGCTCGAGGTGGCGGTCGCTGATGATTGGACCCATAGCGCCAGTGGGCGCCAGCGCTTCGGCTACGAGTGA
- a CDS encoding response regulator transcription factor, with amino-acid sequence MVGTCGTGREALAALAPGRATLAIVDLVLPDVSGLELVRRLLSTLPALRILVVTAQERPAVVLEVFHAGVHGIVTKSTPLSELKEAARRVVAGRVYYCATTSSMLRMHSRKPPPEPLSPREQQIVRLVALGRSSKEIAAALSISPKTVANHRLRIGRKLQLGDIAGLTRYAMGRGWIGDNA; translated from the coding sequence GTGGTTGGCACCTGCGGCACGGGCCGCGAGGCGCTGGCCGCGCTCGCCCCCGGTCGCGCCACCTTGGCGATCGTCGACCTCGTGCTCCCGGATGTGAGCGGGCTCGAGCTGGTACGCCGGCTGCTGAGCACCCTTCCCGCGCTGCGCATTCTGGTCGTGACGGCGCAGGAGAGACCCGCGGTCGTGTTGGAGGTCTTTCACGCCGGCGTCCACGGCATCGTCACCAAGTCCACGCCGCTCAGTGAGCTCAAGGAGGCGGCCCGGCGCGTCGTCGCCGGCAGGGTCTACTACTGTGCGACGACCAGCTCGATGCTGCGCATGCACTCGCGAAAGCCCCCGCCCGAACCGCTCAGCCCGCGGGAGCAACAGATCGTGCGCCTCGTGGCCCTCGGGCGCAGCAGCAAGGAGATCGCCGCCGCGCTCAGCATCTCGCCCAAGACGGTTGCCAACCACCGCCTGCGCATTGGCCGCAAGCTGCAGCTCGGCGACATCGCCGGCCTGACCCGCTACGCGATGGGCCGTGGATGGATCGGCGACAATGCCTGA